From Synechococcus sp. A10-1-5-1, a single genomic window includes:
- the aroC gene encoding chorismate synthase produces the protein MGSSFGDLFRISTFGESHGGGVGVIVEGCPPRLELDLEAIQSDLDRRKPGQSKITTPRKEDDRVEILSGLLDGVTLGTPIAMVVRNKDQRPQDYKEMEVAFRPSHADATYQAKYGIQARSGGGRASARETIGRVAAGAIAKQLLSKAHGTEVVAWVKRIHDIEAQVDPAAVTLDAVERNIVRCPDPAVAEQMIERIEAIGREGDSCGGVIECVVRGVPAGLGMPVFDKLEADLAKAVMSLPATKGFEIGSGFAGTLLKGSEHNDAFLPTGDGTLHTATNNSGGIQGGISNGEAIVIRVAFKPTATIRKAQQTINALGEATTLEAKGRHDPCVLPRAVPMVEAMVALVLADHLLRQQGQCSLW, from the coding sequence ATGGGCAGCAGCTTCGGCGACCTCTTCCGCATCAGCACCTTCGGGGAATCCCATGGTGGTGGTGTTGGCGTGATCGTGGAGGGCTGTCCGCCGCGATTGGAACTCGACCTGGAGGCGATCCAGAGCGACTTGGATCGGCGCAAGCCAGGCCAAAGCAAAATCACCACCCCCCGCAAGGAAGACGACCGGGTCGAAATCCTGAGTGGTCTGCTCGATGGGGTCACCCTCGGCACCCCGATCGCCATGGTGGTGCGCAACAAGGATCAGCGGCCGCAGGACTACAAGGAGATGGAGGTGGCTTTCCGCCCCTCCCACGCCGACGCCACCTACCAAGCCAAATACGGGATCCAGGCCCGCAGCGGCGGTGGACGCGCCTCCGCCAGGGAGACGATTGGCCGCGTGGCCGCCGGTGCCATTGCCAAACAGCTCCTGAGCAAAGCCCACGGCACCGAAGTCGTGGCTTGGGTCAAGCGGATTCATGACATCGAGGCGCAAGTCGATCCCGCCGCAGTGACCCTGGATGCCGTGGAACGCAACATCGTGCGCTGCCCCGATCCCGCTGTGGCAGAGCAGATGATCGAGCGCATCGAAGCGATTGGCCGCGAAGGGGATTCCTGCGGCGGAGTCATCGAGTGTGTGGTCCGCGGTGTTCCCGCCGGGTTGGGGATGCCCGTCTTCGACAAACTCGAGGCGGATCTGGCGAAAGCGGTGATGTCACTGCCGGCCACCAAGGGCTTTGAGATTGGCTCTGGTTTTGCCGGAACCTTGCTGAAGGGCAGCGAACACAACGATGCATTCCTGCCCACCGGTGATGGCACCCTGCACACCGCCACAAACAACTCCGGTGGGATTCAAGGGGGAATCAGCAACGGCGAAGCCATCGTGATTCGCGTGGCCTTCAAGCCGACAGCGACGATTCGAAAGGCTCAGCAAACGATCAACGCTCTCGGTGAAGCCACGACCCTGGAAGCAAAAGGTCGGCACGACCCCTGCGTATTGCCCAGGGCCGTGCCGATGGTTGAAGCGATGGTCGCCCTCGTACTGGCTGACCACCTCCTGCGGCAGCAGGGTCAGTGCAGCCTCTGGTGA
- a CDS encoding bifunctional 4-hydroxy-2-oxoglutarate aldolase/2-dehydro-3-deoxy-phosphogluconate aldolase, producing MHRQPVLAVLRVSELRSAQEQLSQLVDAGLRHVELAVTLTPAWVELAVDLRQRFPALRLGAASVRCLQGLAAAEEAGLDYVVSPILEPQLLAQAQQDGITLVPGVYTPSEVAKAQALGAPAVKLFPASSVGPSYWSSLAGPLSPLPYCIAAGGLSAMDARLWFESGVDAVALGGSLFETSLAPHEPPRLRPGLTALLAWLEERADGRLLSD from the coding sequence TTGCACCGCCAGCCTGTGCTGGCGGTGCTTCGTGTGTCTGAGCTCCGTTCGGCTCAAGAGCAGCTGAGCCAACTGGTTGATGCCGGGCTGCGCCACGTCGAGTTGGCCGTGACCCTGACACCCGCCTGGGTGGAGCTTGCGGTTGACCTGCGTCAGCGCTTTCCCGCGCTTCGCCTCGGTGCTGCCTCGGTCCGTTGTCTCCAGGGCTTGGCCGCAGCAGAAGAAGCCGGTCTGGACTACGTGGTGTCCCCGATCCTTGAGCCTCAACTTTTGGCTCAAGCCCAGCAGGACGGCATCACCCTGGTCCCCGGTGTGTACACCCCATCGGAAGTGGCGAAGGCCCAGGCTCTCGGAGCGCCAGCGGTGAAGCTCTTCCCGGCCAGCAGTGTGGGCCCGAGCTATTGGTCTTCGCTTGCAGGCCCCCTGTCGCCATTGCCTTACTGCATTGCGGCTGGTGGGTTGTCAGCCATGGATGCACGCCTCTGGTTTGAGTCCGGTGTGGATGCAGTTGCCCTGGGGGGCAGCTTGTTTGAGACGTCTCTGGCTCCGCACGAACCGCCTCGATTGCGCCCTGGATTGACCGCATTGCTCGCATGGCTCGAAGAGCGAGCCGATGGCCGCTTGTTGTCAGATTGA
- the ftsH3 gene encoding ATP-dependent zinc metalloprotease FtsH, with the protein MKKRWRNAGLYVLLAVVVIAVGTAFLDRPDPANAPRTLRYSDFVEAVEANEVSRVLIAPDRGTAQVVENDGQRAVVNLAPDKDLLKLLEGHKVDIAVEPSRQPQAWQQAVGSLIFPLLLLGGLFFLLRRAQGGGGNPAMNFGKSKARVQMEPETQVTFGDVAGIEGAKLELTEVVDFLKNPDRFTAVGAKIPKGVLLVGPPGTGKTLLAKAVAGEAGVPFFSISGSEFVEMFVGVGASRVRDLFEQAKKNAPCIVFIDEIDAVGRQRGAGLGGGNDEREQTLNQLLTEMDGFEGNTGIIIVAATNRPDVLDAALMRPGRFDRQVVVDRPDYAGRLQILGVHARGKTLSKDVDLDKIARRTPGYTGADLANLLNEAAILAARRQLTEVSMDEVNDAIERVMAGPEKKDRVMSEKRKRLVAYHEAGHALVGALMPDYDPVQKISIIPRGNAGGLTFFTPSEERMESGLYSRAYLHNQMAVALGGRVAEEIVYGEDEVTTGASNDLQQVARVARQMVTRFGMSDRLGPVALGRSQGGMFLGRDIASERDFSEDTAAAIDEEVSLLVAEAYKRATAVLNGNRSVLDELAEMLVERETVDAEDLQELLIRSDVRVAEYV; encoded by the coding sequence GTGAAGAAGCGCTGGCGCAATGCAGGGCTTTACGTCCTTTTAGCCGTAGTGGTGATCGCCGTGGGTACGGCGTTCCTGGATCGTCCAGATCCCGCCAATGCGCCACGCACCCTGCGCTACAGCGACTTCGTTGAAGCCGTTGAAGCCAATGAGGTGTCCCGGGTCCTGATTGCTCCTGATCGGGGCACCGCCCAAGTCGTGGAAAACGACGGTCAGCGTGCCGTTGTCAACCTTGCCCCTGACAAGGATCTGCTCAAGCTCCTGGAAGGCCATAAGGTCGACATCGCTGTTGAGCCTTCCCGTCAGCCCCAGGCTTGGCAGCAAGCCGTGGGTTCCCTGATTTTCCCCCTGCTTCTGCTGGGTGGCCTCTTCTTCCTGCTCCGCCGTGCCCAGGGCGGTGGCGGGAACCCCGCCATGAACTTCGGCAAGAGCAAGGCCCGGGTTCAGATGGAGCCCGAGACCCAAGTCACCTTTGGTGATGTTGCCGGCATCGAAGGCGCCAAGCTCGAGTTGACCGAGGTCGTCGACTTCCTCAAGAACCCCGATCGCTTCACCGCAGTCGGCGCCAAGATCCCCAAGGGTGTTCTGTTAGTGGGCCCTCCGGGTACCGGTAAAACCCTGCTGGCCAAGGCTGTTGCAGGCGAAGCTGGGGTTCCCTTCTTCTCGATCTCCGGTTCGGAGTTCGTCGAAATGTTCGTCGGTGTGGGCGCCAGCCGCGTCCGTGACCTGTTTGAGCAGGCCAAGAAGAACGCCCCTTGCATCGTCTTCATTGACGAGATCGACGCCGTGGGTCGTCAGCGCGGCGCTGGCCTCGGCGGCGGCAATGACGAGCGCGAGCAAACCCTCAACCAGCTCCTCACGGAGATGGATGGCTTTGAGGGCAATACCGGAATCATCATCGTTGCGGCAACCAACCGCCCTGACGTGTTGGATGCGGCGCTGATGCGTCCCGGCCGATTTGATCGCCAGGTGGTGGTGGATCGCCCCGATTACGCCGGTCGTCTTCAGATCCTTGGCGTCCATGCCCGCGGCAAAACGCTCTCCAAGGACGTCGATCTCGACAAGATCGCTCGCCGTACCCCCGGTTACACCGGTGCTGATCTCGCCAACCTTCTGAACGAGGCCGCAATCCTTGCCGCTCGCCGTCAGCTCACCGAAGTCTCGATGGACGAAGTGAATGATGCGATTGAGCGGGTCATGGCTGGTCCTGAGAAGAAGGATCGGGTGATGAGTGAGAAGCGCAAGCGCCTCGTGGCTTATCACGAAGCGGGACATGCTCTGGTCGGTGCCTTGATGCCCGACTACGACCCCGTGCAGAAGATTTCGATCATCCCCCGCGGCAACGCCGGTGGTCTGACCTTCTTCACCCCCAGTGAAGAGCGCATGGAATCGGGCCTGTACTCCCGTGCCTATCTGCACAACCAGATGGCCGTTGCTCTTGGCGGCCGAGTTGCCGAAGAAATCGTCTACGGCGAAGACGAAGTCACCACGGGTGCCTCCAACGACCTCCAGCAGGTCGCTCGAGTCGCCCGTCAAATGGTGACTCGCTTTGGCATGAGTGATCGTCTCGGTCCGGTCGCCCTGGGTCGCAGCCAAGGCGGAATGTTCCTCGGTCGTGACATCGCCTCGGAGCGTGATTTCTCCGAGGACACCGCCGCCGCCATCGATGAAGAGGTGAGTCTGCTGGTGGCCGAGGCCTACAAGCGGGCGACTGCGGTTCTCAACGGCAATCGCAGCGTGCTCGATGAGCTCGCCGAGATGCTGGTGGAGCGCGAGACCGTCGATGCTGAGGATCTTCAAGAGCTGTTGATCCGAAGCGATGTTCGCGTCGCCGAATACGTCTGA
- the sat gene encoding sulfate adenylyltransferase — protein MTTAAAAPRQGLIAPHGGTLVDLRVPEEQREAVKAGVDHVVECSDRNACDVELLMVGGFSPLRGFMHQDDYLSVVEKNRTTSGLLFGLPIVMDTDRDDIAVGQKLLLTYRGQELAVMTVESKWEPDKAREAVGCYGTSSLEHPAVKMIATERGRFYLGGSIQGLELPERVFPCKTPAEVRANLPEGQDVVAFQCRNPIHRAHYELFTRALDATNVSDQGVVLVHPTCGPTQDDDIPGAVRFQTYERLAAEVNNPRIRWAYLPYSMHMAGPREALQHMIIRKNYGCTHFIIGRDMAGCKSSISGEDFYGAYQAQDFARENAPELGMETVPSLNLVYTEEEGYVTAEHADARGLHVRKLSGTQFRQMLRGGEEIPEWFAFKSVVEVLRSAA, from the coding sequence ATGACCACCGCAGCTGCAGCACCCCGTCAGGGTTTGATCGCTCCCCACGGCGGCACCCTCGTGGACCTGCGGGTGCCTGAGGAGCAGCGCGAGGCGGTCAAGGCCGGCGTGGACCACGTGGTCGAGTGCTCCGACCGCAATGCCTGTGACGTTGAGCTGCTGATGGTGGGTGGCTTCTCGCCCCTGCGCGGCTTCATGCACCAGGACGACTACCTTTCGGTGGTCGAGAAGAACCGCACCACTAGCGGCCTCCTTTTCGGTCTACCGATCGTGATGGACACCGATCGCGACGACATCGCCGTCGGCCAGAAGCTGCTGCTGACCTACCGCGGTCAAGAGCTGGCCGTGATGACCGTTGAGAGCAAGTGGGAGCCCGACAAGGCCCGTGAGGCCGTGGGCTGCTACGGCACGTCCTCTCTGGAGCACCCGGCGGTGAAGATGATCGCCACCGAGCGCGGTCGCTTCTACCTGGGCGGTTCGATTCAAGGCCTGGAGCTGCCCGAGCGCGTCTTCCCCTGTAAGACCCCCGCTGAGGTGCGCGCGAACCTGCCCGAGGGCCAGGACGTGGTGGCCTTCCAGTGCCGCAACCCCATCCACCGTGCGCACTACGAGCTCTTCACCCGGGCCCTGGATGCCACCAATGTGAGCGACCAAGGTGTCGTGTTGGTGCACCCCACCTGCGGCCCCACCCAGGACGACGACATCCCCGGCGCTGTTCGCTTCCAGACCTATGAGCGCCTGGCCGCTGAAGTGAACAACCCCCGCATCCGCTGGGCGTATCTCCCCTACTCGATGCACATGGCTGGACCCCGTGAGGCGTTGCAGCACATGATCATCCGCAAGAACTACGGCTGCACCCACTTCATCATTGGCCGCGACATGGCCGGCTGTAAGTCCTCCATCAGCGGTGAAGACTTTTACGGCGCATACCAGGCTCAGGACTTCGCCCGCGAGAACGCTCCTGAACTGGGGATGGAGACCGTTCCGTCCTTGAACCTCGTCTACACCGAGGAAGAGGGCTACGTGACCGCCGAGCATGCTGACGCCCGCGGCCTGCACGTCAGGAAGCTGAGTGGCACCCAGTTCCGCCAGATGCTGCGCGGTGGCGAAGAAATTCCCGAATGGTTCGCTTTCAAGAGCGTTGTCGAGGTTCTGCGCTCAGCTGCCTGA
- a CDS encoding photosystem II manganese-stabilizing polypeptide, which yields MRFRPLLAVVLALCLTLVTACSGAKAVDRADLTYDDIHNTGLANDCPTLPDSARGSIPLDSNTKYQLREVCMHPAEVYVKGEPANKRQEAQFVATKILTRFTTSLDQVYGDLAVTGNGINFKEMGGIDFQIVTVLLPGGEEVPFTFSSKELDATADGTAISTSTDLNGAYRVPSYRTSNFLDPKGRALTTGVQYAQGLIALNGQDDELARENSKRYIDGTGEMNLSITKVDASTGEFAGVFTAVQPSDTDMGSHDPVDVKIVGQLYGRLEKA from the coding sequence ATGCGTTTCCGTCCTTTGCTGGCCGTCGTGCTGGCCCTTTGTTTGACCCTTGTGACTGCTTGCAGCGGCGCAAAGGCTGTTGATCGGGCCGATCTGACCTACGACGACATCCACAACACCGGTCTGGCTAACGATTGCCCGACCCTCCCGGATTCCGCCCGCGGCTCCATCCCCCTCGACAGCAACACCAAGTACCAGCTGCGCGAGGTCTGCATGCACCCCGCTGAGGTGTATGTGAAGGGCGAGCCCGCCAACAAGCGTCAGGAGGCCCAGTTTGTGGCCACCAAGATTCTGACTCGCTTCACCACCAGCCTTGATCAGGTCTATGGCGACCTGGCGGTGACCGGCAACGGCATCAATTTCAAGGAGATGGGCGGCATCGACTTCCAGATCGTCACCGTGCTGCTGCCCGGTGGTGAGGAGGTGCCCTTCACCTTCTCCTCAAAGGAGCTCGACGCCACCGCTGACGGCACCGCCATCAGCACCAGCACCGACCTCAATGGCGCCTATCGCGTCCCCAGCTACCGCACCTCCAACTTCCTTGATCCCAAGGGCCGTGCGCTGACCACCGGCGTTCAGTACGCCCAAGGCCTGATCGCTCTGAACGGTCAGGACGACGAGCTGGCCCGCGAGAACAGCAAGCGCTACATCGACGGCACCGGTGAGATGAACCTCTCGATCACCAAGGTGGATGCTTCCACCGGTGAGTTCGCCGGCGTCTTCACCGCTGTTCAGCCCTCTGACACCGACATGGGCAGCCATGACCCCGTCGACGTCAAGATCGTTGGCCAGCTCTACGGCCGCCTCGAGAAGGCCTGA
- the coaBC gene encoding bifunctional phosphopantothenoylcysteine decarboxylase/phosphopantothenate--cysteine ligase CoaBC — MRTEPLADPLKGRRVLVGISGSIAAVKLPLVVSALAKRGAEVRCVLTPSAAQLVSPVALASLSRQRCYLDADQWSHTAARPLHVELAEWAELVLLAPLSATSLGRWVYGLGDTLLASVLLATEAPVLAAAAMNTAMWSSPGVLRNWQTLQHFERVLPLGPAEGLLACDREGAGRMAEPASLLLALESLATWGWQRDWTGRRLLVSAGPTREWLDPARCVSNPSTGRMGVLLAQAARLRGAEVDLVHGPLQVEPAWLEGVHCHPIETGAELQECLEELQPQASAIAMSAAVADHRPKQRFSHKPDKQALALAMEAGWEPVPDLLRALVDRRPAGQVILGFAAHTGDVFPQAQAKLARKGCDLLFANPIDAPGAGFGSLSNEGWILGPGAAVERVELASKLALAHRLLSALAASSGGQG, encoded by the coding sequence ATGAGGACTGAGCCCCTGGCCGATCCCCTCAAGGGACGTCGTGTGCTGGTGGGGATCAGCGGCAGCATTGCTGCGGTCAAGCTCCCACTGGTGGTCAGTGCTCTGGCGAAGCGCGGAGCAGAGGTGCGTTGCGTCTTGACCCCCAGCGCCGCGCAGCTGGTCAGTCCGGTGGCGCTTGCGAGCCTGAGTCGTCAGCGCTGCTACCTCGACGCGGACCAGTGGAGCCACACCGCCGCTCGCCCACTGCATGTGGAACTGGCGGAGTGGGCAGAGCTGGTGCTGTTGGCTCCGCTCTCGGCCACCAGCCTGGGGCGTTGGGTCTATGGGCTCGGGGACACCCTCTTGGCATCAGTGTTGCTGGCCACCGAAGCTCCGGTGTTGGCGGCTGCGGCCATGAACACCGCCATGTGGAGTTCCCCTGGGGTTCTCCGCAATTGGCAAACCCTTCAGCATTTCGAGCGGGTGTTGCCTTTGGGGCCCGCTGAAGGTCTGCTGGCCTGTGACCGGGAAGGGGCCGGGCGCATGGCCGAGCCCGCGTCGTTACTGCTCGCGCTGGAGTCCCTCGCGACCTGGGGGTGGCAGCGCGATTGGACAGGACGCCGCCTGCTGGTGAGCGCTGGGCCGACGCGGGAGTGGTTGGATCCAGCCCGCTGCGTGAGTAATCCCAGTACCGGGCGCATGGGGGTCTTACTCGCTCAGGCTGCGCGTCTACGCGGCGCTGAGGTGGATTTGGTGCATGGGCCCCTCCAGGTCGAGCCGGCCTGGCTTGAGGGTGTGCACTGCCATCCGATTGAGACCGGAGCCGAGCTTCAGGAGTGTCTTGAGGAGCTCCAGCCCCAGGCCAGTGCCATTGCCATGTCCGCGGCAGTCGCTGACCACCGTCCCAAGCAGCGCTTCAGTCACAAGCCCGATAAGCAGGCCCTCGCGCTCGCGATGGAGGCGGGCTGGGAGCCTGTGCCCGATCTCCTGCGTGCTCTGGTGGATCGTCGCCCCGCAGGCCAGGTGATCCTGGGTTTCGCAGCCCACACCGGTGATGTGTTCCCGCAGGCGCAAGCCAAGCTGGCGCGCAAAGGTTGTGATTTGCTCTTTGCCAACCCGATTGATGCGCCAGGGGCCGGTTTTGGCAGCCTCTCCAACGAGGGTTGGATCCTCGGCCCCGGTGCGGCAGTCGAGCGTGTTGAGCTGGCCAGCAAGCTCGCCCTGGCCCATCGGCTGCTCAGTGCACTGGCTGCCTCTTCAGGCGGCCAGGGCTGA
- a CDS encoding DUF2555 domain-containing protein: MTDSASITPELIAAQTEASMEELGRRLDDDDYSTPFAALNDWHLLRAIAIHRPELARPYVHLVDQEPFDED, from the coding sequence ATGACCGATTCCGCCTCCATTACCCCTGAGTTGATCGCTGCGCAGACCGAGGCCTCGATGGAGGAATTGGGGCGTCGTCTGGATGACGATGACTACTCCACCCCCTTTGCGGCGTTGAACGATTGGCACCTGCTGCGGGCGATTGCCATTCACCGTCCGGAGCTGGCGCGTCCCTACGTGCATTTGGTCGATCAAGAACCTTTTGATGAGGACTGA
- a CDS encoding PCP reductase family protein, translating into MNWKPEAEVKLKEIPFFVRPAVRKRIEAMATEAGLDLIDEAFFDDAKAKFGQK; encoded by the coding sequence ATGAACTGGAAACCAGAAGCAGAGGTCAAACTCAAGGAGATCCCTTTTTTTGTGCGTCCCGCCGTACGCAAGCGCATCGAAGCAATGGCCACTGAGGCCGGCTTAGATCTGATCGACGAAGCCTTTTTCGACGACGCCAAGGCCAAATTCGGCCAGAAGTAA
- a CDS encoding DUF565 domain-containing protein, translated as MLLIVLLSTFFLGNAIATLTGARSFLDPPAALLCVLAIEAAIRLRGPLLRNTSNRLGLQLLDMSRMGFCYGLLLEGFKLL; from the coding sequence GTGCTGCTGATCGTGCTGCTGAGCACCTTTTTCCTGGGAAACGCCATCGCGACTCTCACGGGCGCGCGTTCGTTTCTCGACCCCCCAGCCGCCCTGCTCTGCGTCTTGGCCATCGAAGCGGCCATTCGTCTGCGGGGCCCACTGCTGCGAAACACCAGCAATCGCCTGGGGTTGCAACTGCTGGATATGAGCCGGATGGGTTTTTGCTATGGCCTTCTGCTGGAGGGCTTCAAGCTGCTCTGA
- a CDS encoding aspartate carbamoyltransferase catalytic subunit — MSDWTHRHVLDLAAFSLEDYTTVLELAQRFRAMPTSGARKLPALQGKLVTTLFFEPSTRTRSSFELAAKRLSADVQSFSPSSSSLSKGESLLDTVRTYVAMGADLLVVRHRCTGIPASLANDLDLGGERVAVLNGGDGLHSHPSQGLLDLFSLARQFNPESPTPEALRGRRIVIVGDILHSRVARSNLWALTGCGADVVLCASATLLPQAFESFVEAPPPGQASDPVAKRGRISIERNLDQALVGADAVMTLRLQKERMNQNLLTSLESYHRRFGLTHERLPGKIPVLHPGPVNRGVEMSGALLDDPSLCLVEEQVTNGIPIRMALLYLLAAS, encoded by the coding sequence TTGAGCGACTGGACCCACCGCCATGTGCTGGATCTGGCGGCCTTCTCGCTTGAGGATTACACCACTGTTTTAGAGCTGGCCCAGCGGTTTCGGGCTATGCCCACCAGTGGTGCCCGCAAGTTGCCGGCCCTGCAGGGCAAGCTCGTCACCACCCTCTTTTTTGAGCCCAGCACCCGCACTCGCAGCAGCTTTGAGCTGGCGGCCAAGCGGTTGTCGGCGGATGTTCAGAGCTTCTCTCCCTCCTCCAGTTCCCTGAGCAAAGGCGAGAGCCTTCTCGACACGGTGCGCACCTACGTGGCCATGGGCGCCGACTTGCTGGTCGTCCGCCACCGCTGCACGGGGATTCCGGCGTCCTTGGCCAACGACCTCGACCTCGGCGGCGAGCGCGTCGCGGTCCTCAATGGGGGGGATGGCTTGCACAGCCACCCGAGCCAAGGCCTGCTGGACCTGTTTTCCCTGGCGCGTCAGTTCAACCCTGAGAGCCCAACCCCAGAAGCGCTGCGGGGCCGGCGGATCGTGATTGTTGGCGACATCCTCCACTCCCGCGTGGCCCGCTCCAATCTCTGGGCCCTGACCGGGTGCGGCGCCGATGTGGTCCTTTGCGCTTCAGCCACCCTGCTGCCGCAGGCCTTCGAGAGTTTTGTTGAAGCCCCACCGCCGGGGCAGGCCAGTGATCCTGTGGCCAAGCGCGGCCGCATCAGCATCGAGCGCAATCTCGATCAGGCCTTGGTCGGAGCCGATGCCGTGATGACCCTGCGCCTGCAGAAGGAGCGGATGAACCAAAATCTGCTCACCAGCTTGGAGAGCTACCACCGGCGTTTCGGTCTCACCCATGAGCGCCTTCCAGGCAAGATCCCGGTGCTTCATCCCGGCCCGGTGAACCGTGGGGTCGAGATGAGCGGAGCACTGCTCGATGACCCGTCCCTCTGCTTGGTGGAGGAGCAGGTCACCAACGGCATTCCGATTCGGATGGCTCTGCTCTATCTCTTGGCGGCCAGTTAG
- a CDS encoding DNA-3-methyladenine glycosylase — protein sequence MEKHLPALPLAFFARPAEVVAPALIGCRLVKRQTDGSLLWGVVVETEAYSQDDPACHGYRRRSPSNETLFGEPGRFYVYVSYGIHHCVNVVTHRAEWANGVLLRALVMPGEPERIAAGPALLARRFGLDRGHDRCPSHPEQGLWLAPRHAAFPADDLVQTSRIGISQGQDTPWRWYLRSSRSISRRAKGDRTPAVAEAWDVASCPSGF from the coding sequence ATGGAGAAGCACCTCCCAGCCCTGCCCCTCGCCTTCTTCGCCCGCCCCGCAGAGGTTGTTGCCCCTGCGCTGATTGGCTGCCGGTTGGTGAAACGCCAAACAGACGGCAGCCTGCTCTGGGGTGTGGTGGTGGAAACGGAGGCGTATTCCCAGGACGACCCCGCCTGCCACGGCTACCGCCGCCGCTCCCCCAGCAACGAAACGCTCTTTGGTGAGCCAGGGCGTTTTTACGTCTATGTGAGCTATGGCATTCACCACTGCGTCAACGTGGTGACCCACAGGGCCGAATGGGCTAACGGCGTTCTGCTCAGGGCCCTGGTCATGCCGGGCGAGCCGGAGCGGATTGCAGCGGGTCCAGCCCTGCTTGCGCGCCGTTTTGGCCTCGACCGCGGCCATGACCGCTGCCCGAGCCACCCGGAGCAGGGGCTTTGGCTCGCCCCACGGCACGCCGCGTTTCCAGCGGATGACCTGGTTCAAACCAGCCGCATCGGCATCAGCCAGGGCCAGGACACCCCTTGGCGCTGGTACCTGCGCAGCAGCCGCAGCATTAGTCGCCGCGCCAAGGGGGACCGCACCCCTGCGGTCGCTGAAGCCTGGGACGTGGCCTCTTGTCCCTCGGGCTTCTAG
- a CDS encoding DUF6679 family protein, with amino-acid sequence MLQRRLYRYQCEKRPIWVFLRDQQRWIEEALVVELEGDLVTLRYDAEDDDELHSWEETVRLDSIGAVSTRLAYFSRSALPDDLETTSDCPQSERLSSET; translated from the coding sequence ATGCTTCAGCGACGCCTTTACCGCTATCAGTGCGAGAAACGGCCCATCTGGGTGTTCTTGCGCGACCAGCAGCGCTGGATCGAAGAGGCACTGGTCGTTGAGCTTGAAGGCGACCTCGTGACCCTTCGCTACGACGCTGAAGACGACGACGAACTCCACAGCTGGGAGGAAACCGTCCGCCTTGATTCCATTGGAGCGGTCAGCACCCGCCTGGCGTACTTCAGTCGCTCCGCGTTGCCGGACGATCTCGAGACCACCTCGGACTGTCCTCAGTCGGAGCGGCTCTCCAGTGAGACCTAG
- a CDS encoding creatininase family protein codes for MVAHCTEDIRLQLRSWPEVEAYLQQNKGVIIPLGSTEQHGPTGAIGTDALTAEAVALEVGRRLGVLVTPAQAFGMAEHHLGFAGTMSLQPSTLLAVLHDLILSLARHGFERIYVINGHGGNIATCKAAFAQAYGTAAARGLPNAGRLRCKLANWFMTSEAMGLARELYGDKEGHHATPSEIAITLALEPSLESKQQPLPDPAPAGPIHSPEDFRRRHPDGRMGSHPSLATAEDGRRFLDVAATGLVTDLERFLSESAS; via the coding sequence GTGGTTGCTCACTGCACCGAAGACATCCGACTGCAGCTGCGGAGCTGGCCGGAAGTGGAGGCCTATCTCCAGCAGAACAAGGGAGTGATCATTCCCCTGGGGTCTACCGAGCAGCACGGACCCACCGGGGCCATCGGCACCGATGCCCTGACCGCTGAAGCGGTGGCCCTTGAAGTCGGTCGGCGCCTGGGGGTGCTGGTGACCCCCGCCCAGGCCTTCGGCATGGCAGAGCACCATCTGGGGTTTGCGGGGACCATGAGTCTGCAGCCCTCCACCCTGCTGGCGGTCCTGCACGACCTGATCCTGTCCTTGGCCCGCCATGGTTTTGAGCGGATCTATGTGATCAATGGCCACGGCGGGAACATCGCCACCTGCAAAGCCGCCTTCGCCCAGGCCTACGGCACTGCCGCGGCCCGCGGCCTTCCGAATGCCGGGCGGCTGCGCTGCAAGCTCGCCAACTGGTTCATGACCTCAGAAGCCATGGGCCTGGCCAGGGAGCTCTACGGGGACAAGGAAGGACACCACGCCACCCCCAGTGAAATCGCCATCACCCTGGCACTGGAGCCCAGCCTGGAGAGCAAGCAGCAACCCCTGCCCGACCCAGCCCCGGCCGGGCCAATTCACAGCCCCGAGGACTTCCGCCGCCGCCACCCGGATGGCCGCATGGGATCCCATCCCTCCTTGGCCACCGCCGAAGACGGTCGCCGCTTTTTGGATGTGGCCGCGACGGGGCTGGTCACTGATCTGGAGCGCTTTTTGAGCGAGTCGGCCAGCTAG